DNA sequence from the Alkaliphilus metalliredigens QYMF genome:
CAATATGATCTAGGATTACTTTTCTTGCCTTTTCAGCTGTCATGTCTACATAGGTTACCTTATCTTCACCTTCTTTGTAGATTTCAACAATGGGCTCATACTTACAGACCCCTATACAGCCTGTTTGTGTGACAATAATGTGTTCTAAATTTCTTTTTTTCACTTCTTCCATTAATGCCATCATCACTGGTCTTGCCCCCGATGCAATCCCACAGGTTGCCATACCTACAACAATTCTGGTTCC
Encoded proteins:
- a CDS encoding (2Fe-2S) ferredoxin domain-containing protein, with the protein product MADLEKIRNAALDQVNLRTEKGGTRIVVGMATCGIASGARPVMMALMEEVKKRNLEHIIVTQTGCIGVCKYEPIVEIYKEGEDKVTYVDMTAEKARKVILDHIVNGNIVSEYSIGAYEK